The Streptomyces achromogenes genome window below encodes:
- a CDS encoding LytR C-terminal domain-containing protein, giving the protein MGGKYRITGDKYPRMRPHRRRGRLAVVVVACGAVLGVAGWGTLQLIDVFTGGGGTATAADGCSKNTTKAGPAASASPSAAPSGGAGAGTAAGAGAVPGAVPKPAQITVNVFNATTRSGLAKTTADELKRRGFKIGEVGNAAKQYDKKVPGTGMLLGPASSLNTSLPVLATQLGTAERRTDAARKGTAVDLIIGNGFKALTGQAEATKALAALAAPHPTAGATTKKRC; this is encoded by the coding sequence ATGGGCGGCAAGTACCGGATCACGGGGGACAAATACCCCCGCATGCGCCCCCATCGTCGACGCGGCCGGCTTGCCGTCGTGGTCGTCGCCTGCGGCGCCGTCCTCGGCGTGGCCGGCTGGGGCACCCTGCAGCTCATCGACGTCTTCACGGGCGGCGGGGGCACCGCGACGGCGGCGGACGGCTGCTCGAAGAACACGACGAAGGCGGGCCCCGCGGCCTCCGCCTCCCCGTCCGCGGCCCCGAGCGGCGGCGCCGGTGCGGGCACGGCAGCCGGAGCGGGCGCGGTGCCCGGTGCGGTGCCCAAGCCCGCGCAGATCACGGTGAACGTCTTCAACGCCACCACCCGCAGCGGCCTCGCGAAGACGACCGCGGACGAGCTGAAGAGACGCGGCTTCAAGATCGGCGAAGTGGGCAACGCCGCCAAGCAGTACGACAAGAAGGTCCCCGGGACCGGGATGCTGCTCGGGCCCGCGTCCTCGCTCAACACCTCGCTGCCGGTCCTCGCGACGCAGCTCGGCACCGCAGAGCGCCGCACCGACGCCGCCCGCAAGGGCACGGCGGTCGACCTGATCATCGGCAACGGCTTCAAGGCGCTGACCGGCCAGGCGGAGGCGACCAAGGCCCTGGCGGCGCTGGCCGCCCCGCACCCGACGGCAGGCGCCACCACCAAGAAGAGGTGCTGA
- the tadA gene encoding tRNA adenosine(34) deaminase TadA, whose amino-acid sequence MRLALDEARLAARGGDVPVGAVVLAPDGTTVLARGHNEREAGGDPTAHAEVLAVRRAAEATGAWRLSGCTLVVTLEPCTMCAGALVQSRVDRVVYGARDDKAGAAGSLWDVVRDRRLNHRPEVIEGVFAKECAQLLTDFFRER is encoded by the coding sequence ATGCGGCTCGCCCTGGACGAGGCCCGGCTGGCCGCCCGGGGCGGAGACGTCCCGGTCGGCGCCGTGGTGCTGGCTCCTGACGGCACCACGGTCCTCGCCAGAGGCCACAACGAACGCGAGGCCGGCGGCGATCCGACGGCCCACGCGGAGGTGCTCGCCGTCCGGCGGGCGGCCGAGGCGACCGGCGCGTGGCGGCTGTCCGGCTGCACGCTCGTCGTGACCCTCGAACCGTGCACGATGTGCGCGGGCGCCCTCGTGCAGTCGCGGGTGGACCGGGTCGTCTACGGCGCCCGCGACGACAAGGCGGGTGCGGCCGGTTCCCTCTGGGACGTCGTCCGTGACCGACGGCTCAATCACCGGCCCGAGGTGATCGAGGGCGTGTTCGCGAAGGAGTGCGCGCAACTCCTCACGGACTTCTTCCGCGAGCGCTGA
- a CDS encoding RNA polymerase sigma factor SigF translates to MSAEQGSSKVLTLTLTPSESAPVAPVEPDVLDDVTAPEAPAAPALTATGAIDTRTLSRSLFLRLATLAEDSPERVYVRDTLIELNLPLVRYAAARFRSRNEPMEDIVQVGTIGLIKAIDRFDCERGVEFPTFAMPTVVGEIKRFFRDTSWSVRVPRRLQELRLALTKASDELSQKLDRSPTVAELAAVLGVSEEDVVDGLAVGNAYTASSLDSPAAEDDGGEGSLADRLGYEDTALEGVEYRESLKPLLAKLPPRERRIIMLRFFANMTQSQIGEEVGISQMHVSRLLTRTLAQLREGLISD, encoded by the coding sequence ATGTCCGCAGAACAGGGCAGCTCGAAGGTGCTCACGCTCACGCTCACGCCGAGCGAGTCCGCGCCCGTCGCGCCTGTCGAGCCCGACGTGCTCGACGACGTCACAGCCCCCGAGGCCCCCGCGGCCCCGGCTCTCACGGCCACGGGGGCCATCGACACCCGCACCCTGTCCCGCTCTCTGTTCCTGCGACTGGCCACTCTCGCCGAGGACAGCCCCGAGCGCGTGTACGTCCGGGACACTCTCATCGAGCTCAACCTCCCGCTCGTGCGCTACGCGGCGGCCCGCTTCCGCTCGCGCAACGAGCCGATGGAGGACATCGTCCAGGTCGGCACCATCGGCCTGATCAAGGCGATCGACCGCTTCGACTGCGAACGGGGCGTGGAGTTCCCGACGTTCGCGATGCCGACGGTCGTGGGCGAGATCAAGCGCTTCTTCCGCGACACGTCCTGGTCGGTGCGCGTCCCTCGCCGGCTGCAGGAGCTGCGGCTGGCGCTCACCAAGGCCAGCGACGAGCTCTCGCAGAAGCTGGACCGCTCCCCGACGGTGGCCGAACTCGCCGCGGTGCTGGGCGTCTCCGAGGAGGACGTCGTCGACGGCCTCGCCGTCGGCAACGCCTACACGGCCTCCTCGCTGGACTCCCCGGCGGCGGAGGACGACGGCGGCGAGGGCTCTCTCGCCGACCGCCTCGGCTACGAGGACACCGCGCTCGAGGGCGTGGAGTACCGCGAGTCGCTGAAGCCGCTGCTGGCCAAGCTCCCGCCGCGCGAGCGCCGCATCATCATGCTGCGCTTCTTCGCCAACATGACCCAGTCCCAGATCGGCGAGGAGGTCGGCATCTCCCAGATGCACGTCTCCCGTCTCCTCACCCGGACGCTGGCCCAGCTGCGCGAGGGCCTCATCTCCGACTAG
- the upp gene encoding uracil phosphoribosyltransferase has translation MRLHVVDHPLVAHKLTTLRDQRTDSATFRRLADELVTLLAYEATRDVRTEQVDIKTPVASTTGVKLSYPRPLVVPILRAGLGMLDGMVRLLPTAEVGFLGMIRNEETLEASTYATRMPEDLSGRQVYVLDPMLATGGTLVAAIRELIRRGADDVTAVVLLAAPEGVQIMERELAGSPVTVVTAAVDDHLNEHGYIVPGLGDAGDRLYGAAE, from the coding sequence ATGCGTCTCCACGTCGTCGACCACCCTCTGGTCGCCCACAAACTCACCACGCTGCGCGACCAGCGCACCGACTCCGCGACCTTCCGCCGGCTGGCCGACGAGCTGGTCACCCTGCTCGCCTACGAGGCCACGCGGGACGTGCGCACCGAACAGGTCGACATCAAGACGCCGGTCGCCTCGACCACCGGCGTCAAGCTCTCCTACCCGCGTCCGCTGGTCGTGCCGATCCTGCGCGCGGGCCTCGGCATGCTGGACGGCATGGTCCGGCTGCTGCCGACGGCGGAGGTGGGCTTCCTCGGCATGATCCGCAACGAGGAGACGCTGGAGGCGTCCACGTACGCCACGCGTATGCCGGAGGACCTCTCCGGCCGCCAGGTGTACGTCCTGGACCCGATGCTGGCCACCGGCGGCACGCTGGTCGCCGCGATCCGCGAGCTGATCCGCCGCGGCGCCGACGACGTCACGGCCGTGGTGCTGCTCGCCGCGCCGGAGGGCGTGCAGATCATGGAGCGGGAGCTCGCGGGCTCTCCGGTCACCGTCGTCACGGCGGCGGTCGACGACCACCTCAACGAGCACGGCTACATCGTCCCGGGCCTCGGCGACGCGGGAGACCGCCTGTACGGGGCGGCGGAGTAG
- a CDS encoding RNA polymerase sigma factor SigF — MTLSASTAPPQTEAPPAPVTASAPASVPGPGAASTPAPAPAPAMEAVEAPQTVQAPQLTETVQAAQGGETPPAVEGAQAAEAVEAAPAPERRRGADTRALTQVLFGELKELQPGTPEHNRVRGALIEANLPLVRYAAARFRSRNEPMEDVVQVGTIGLINAIDRFDPERGVQFPTFAMPTVIGEIKRYFRDNVRTVHVPRRLHELWVQVNSATEDLTTAFGRTPTTAEIAERLRIGEDEVLSCIEAGRSYHATSLEAAQEGDGLPGLLDRLGYEDPALDGVEHRDLVRHLLVQLPEREQRILLLRYYSNLTQSQISAELGVSQMHVSRLLARSFQRLRSANRIEA; from the coding sequence TTGACCTTGTCGGCCAGTACTGCGCCGCCTCAGACAGAGGCGCCCCCGGCACCCGTCACGGCGTCGGCCCCCGCATCCGTTCCGGGCCCGGGCGCGGCCTCGACCCCGGCCCCCGCTCCCGCGCCCGCCATGGAGGCCGTGGAGGCTCCCCAGACCGTTCAGGCCCCCCAGCTCACGGAGACCGTGCAGGCCGCCCAGGGCGGCGAGACTCCGCCGGCCGTCGAGGGCGCGCAGGCCGCCGAGGCCGTGGAGGCCGCTCCGGCCCCGGAGCGACGCCGCGGCGCCGACACCCGGGCACTGACCCAGGTGCTCTTCGGGGAGCTCAAGGAGCTCCAGCCGGGCACGCCGGAGCACAACCGCGTGCGCGGGGCGCTCATCGAGGCGAACCTCCCGCTCGTGCGCTACGCGGCCGCCCGTTTCCGCTCCCGCAACGAGCCGATGGAGGACGTGGTCCAGGTCGGCACCATCGGCCTGATCAACGCCATCGACCGCTTCGACCCGGAACGGGGCGTGCAGTTCCCGACGTTCGCGATGCCCACGGTCATCGGCGAGATCAAGCGGTACTTCCGGGACAACGTCCGCACCGTGCACGTACCGCGCCGGCTCCACGAGCTGTGGGTGCAGGTCAACAGCGCGACCGAGGACCTGACGACCGCCTTCGGCCGCACGCCGACGACAGCGGAGATCGCCGAGCGGCTGCGCATCGGCGAGGACGAGGTGCTGTCCTGCATCGAGGCCGGCCGCTCGTACCACGCCACGTCACTCGAGGCCGCCCAGGAGGGCGACGGCCTGCCCGGCCTGCTGGACCGCCTCGGCTACGAGGACCCGGCGCTGGACGGCGTGGAGCACCGCGACCTCGTCCGCCACCTCCTGGTCCAGCTCCCGGAGCGCGAGCAGCGCATCCTTCTGCTGCGCTACTACAGCAACCTGACGCAGTCCCAGATCAGCGCGGAACTCGGCGTCTCCCAGATGCACGTCTCCCGCCTGCTGGCGCGCAGCTTCCAGCGACTGCGCTCCGCCAACCGCATCGAGGCGTGA
- a CDS encoding tRNA adenosine deaminase-associated protein, which translates to MYFAALLARTEDGWEASDTELDDVETLSDLADLAREASPDEDTVLVLIEQEDSWFGVVRIDGEEDPRIFVSDAAAAARSSYGEILLTDELLGRDPDDVDLDALDLDGTEDGEDEDEGSDGATSGGSAEAVPHGPVGDAGILDDLGVTEKELRALSDDALTEIADALGASAVLETVR; encoded by the coding sequence GTGTACTTCGCCGCACTGCTCGCGCGCACCGAAGACGGGTGGGAAGCGAGCGACACAGAGCTCGACGATGTGGAGACCCTGTCGGATCTGGCCGACCTGGCCCGGGAGGCCTCCCCGGACGAGGACACGGTGCTCGTGCTGATCGAGCAGGAGGACTCGTGGTTCGGGGTCGTCCGCATCGACGGCGAGGAGGATCCTCGCATCTTCGTCTCCGACGCCGCTGCCGCCGCCCGCAGCTCGTACGGCGAGATCCTGCTCACCGACGAACTGCTCGGAAGGGATCCGGATGACGTCGACCTGGACGCCCTGGATCTCGACGGCACCGAGGACGGTGAAGACGAGGACGAGGGCTCCGACGGGGCCACGAGCGGCGGCTCCGCGGAGGCCGTGCCGCACGGCCCGGTCGGCGACGCCGGGATCCTCGACGACCTCGGCGTCACCGAGAAGGAGCTGAGGGCGCTGTCCGACGACGCGCTCACCGAGATCGCCGACGCCCTGGGCGCGTCGGCGGTCCTGGAGACGGTCCGCTGA
- a CDS encoding Dabb family protein: MIRHLVLFKLDEGVERDDPRVVQGEAAFRALGGQIDELRFWELGWNISERPIAYDFAINSAVEDADALQRYLEHPAHQAGVALWREFATWVVADYEV, encoded by the coding sequence ATGATCCGCCACCTGGTCCTGTTCAAACTCGACGAGGGAGTCGAGCGCGACGACCCCCGGGTGGTGCAGGGCGAGGCGGCCTTCCGGGCCCTGGGCGGACAGATCGACGAGCTGCGCTTCTGGGAGCTGGGCTGGAACATCAGCGAGCGGCCCATCGCCTACGACTTCGCCATCAACTCGGCGGTCGAGGACGCGGACGCCCTCCAGCGGTACCTCGAGCACCCGGCCCACCAGGCGGGCGTCGCGCTGTGGCGGGAGTTCGCCACGTGGGTGGTCGCGGACTACGAGGTCTGA